In Naumovozyma dairenensis CBS 421 chromosome 2, complete genome, the following are encoded in one genomic region:
- the RIF1 gene encoding DNA-binding protein RIF1 (similar to Saccharomyces cerevisiae RIF1 (YBR275C); ancestral locus Anc_1.337) — protein sequence MSDSSKESSGPRKNDRAITLLDKHINQKSKMKSTSNSSPIVLTQWFNSQLPAPPSTSPVSVQTHKAANDVSPTPKRRRVNNMDQTSSTVPHLDLRRFELNNDTRLERSTSESNSASPIRKTVAFSDKIEIESSPTQTLPESSPRHPPSSDRKPPSKSILRNSKTPSSPVKYNTIKASSDVTYSKTVSNNLAASNAGVATNDFLHADPRKVEYWADGEIHSLLYPNNIKEFRDIIEGGISFLNMGLKKFEIFATFNNIIPIIPNGFNATDVIDKKIGIIVENLDNLIKILISNLKDEQKELLEGNEKKNPFTSRQYVQIIRLLGIMLSNFKIICWLDKRKPLQVMLKEIYKLSEEALVNENSSKVIIISQLTFLKDEKFSTYYLNKNEILRIIDTFTKIKDLKSTNLMNEKLLLMRCYINKFPKLMIPKISDWLPGELLSKIVLDEDMYAIKITHTSIAVLLDLLKKCLDVEEGHQEIFKYVEVKTLNESVPEGTLEKFNSTAVLNDLEIDINSMTLGQLLRNKIKYLVLVQKDYKVGIDLWLAMVGLLFNNKKNIIHLLDKDKTHDKSSADWLNLVQLCFKNSDGKTKLLSLKVWRILTYCICTHVTELDSAYQIPLLNILKIPLEISKTEHGNDNVRDGIIYYVTGIIYTAFLLLQKNLSYETFQFFFDNLVKPIYENFIFNSPSFHVQTRLLGILLQLLGAPLFNLVSTSKHITSNAGKSKNIRNDKKVSPNNPVKVIASVGISRDHIVPLPTHLSHPGYTLISRLFLNSLPINAKFLTVKTEIILDLIAQIPDELKTEEVFQEYRNIVVSLTKLYKTSYTTKNKNDVLFECFSRCTCLLGKTFPNIILNPKRDIFSKYLASFDNLFTDNADMLIKLLKDIIKYTRPQISELTVIELFLTNTNDKNSRDYIQNWVGSTLLSPMLTYPEFQSLTNIVNMIPSSQIVENYLDLCVKTSLAQNPCTTLNIRNWKDKQLIFFIKTYISKCSNRLDDDILVLLHDVLPDNIDVFDSMVPLLIQINRTDLIRHCIEKKPSYLNTPAIMNYHDLSEILPDDRKCYLLNNLKDFSAIVQYKIIMWVAKTDEFTLFKKNYVKIESCLFLDEPCSENILDKKAFIKELFTIFYEKQAWQLVAILVVSCINHGYESNATEFLANIDSNTLNSFPPKAIATIVNRCGSMNPKLLLILHQFFSNKEKFFLLELVSELISLKKIDALLSVSSELINFFIDDQHIFTEDEQGKSIGILEKFLAQLQKYNERTSFNFTKDLMSSLPKSKTKYLSKLASCVGSAQNSTVVGVTQEELKLFSQKLEDCDNQEVNKTLAIVQPKAQFVVSRDIRDVYTNKIQDSDEIQVPATQKDEEKEIIAIGSQSQSNNDLNNSSIEEENKNNTIVSKNLAIVTSIETPSGTQSQEIRQLTGNHLENESKEVSDLPEVYSPSDTVNKRIDDSSFTQTLDEVEDPENVNMIQAKSTQIGPTTGDTQINNISDTNAEAPDLEDKVDEEKQEGSSNLYTVGNVVLPFACSPEQRGVDNIQQGEISTLSTSRNLSIEDTGSSYSNQEKGEDGASKSSRSPHREIETHVEDEHVTVPELNMHKHSIHIISNNVTENMEQPRNKTHIEGTTISKEKKGLEDMTENSSIGEAKLALPMATIVDDPQSRSTNVDTEERENSTTSKSSHLIGALEEQQATQDDFVLVEEPPKDTLLDELDKEISQDMTETNASTAHKDVVLDSPMPAIRIPIFNTLKIGSGRIEKKKHTKIDKALNKRLNLDSSAIILHQQEDAPCDVPIITKDHLPEEIDTVTKQAPAFGNIPVNNMAEEVPLENDLQSSFVIDGKEDGDGTSRDTTPSLRMHFPCRKSRKLVNRLRTFNPDELASLPVEERRNLRIELLDFMMKLEYYTGDKNN from the coding sequence ATGTCTGATTCATCCAAAGAGTCCTCTGGTCCTAGGAAAAATGATCGAGCCATCACGCTATTAGATAAACATATTAatcaaaaatcaaaaatgaaatcaacttcaaattcatcCCCTATAGTACTCACACAATGGTTTAATTCTCAACTACCTGCACCACCGTCAACTTCACCTGTATCCGTACAGACACATAAAGCTGCTAATGATGTGTCCCCAACGCCCAAAAGGCGAAGAGTGAATAATATGGATCAAACATCTTCTACAGTACCCCATCTCGATCTAAGACGATTTGAACTAAATAACGACACTAGATTAGAAAGATCGACTTCAGAAAGTAATTCAGCTTCTCCAATTCGTAAGACAGTAGCATTTTCAGACAAGATTGAAATAGAATCATCTCCAACTCAAACTCTACCCGAATCGTCTCCAAGACATCCTCCATCATCAGATCGTAAACCACCATCTAAATCAATTCTAAGGAATAGCAAAACCCCATCTTCACCAGtcaaatataatacaattAAAGCCAGTAGTGATGTGACATATTCTAAAACAGTTTCGAACAATTTAGCGGCATCCAACGCTGGTGTCGCAACAAACGATTTCCTTCATGCCGATCCAAGAAAAGTTGAATATTGGGCAGATGGAGAAATCCATAGTTTATTATATCCtaataatatcaaagaatttagagatattattgaaggTGGTATAAGTTTTTTAAATATGGGTTTGAAAAagtttgaaatatttgcgacttttaataatatcattccAATCATACCAAATGGATTTAATGCCACAGATGTTATTGATAAGAAAATAGGTATCATCGTGGAAAATCTGGACAATCTGATAAAAATTCTGATCTCGAATCTGAAAGATGAACAAAAAGAACTTTTGGAAGGGAATGAGAAGAAAAATCCTTTTACTTCAAGACAATATgttcaaattattagacTTCTGGGGATTATGttatctaatttcaaaattatatgtTGGCTAGATAAAAGGAAGCCATTGCAAGTTATGCTAAAGGagatatataaattatctGAAGAAGCTTTGGTAAATGAGAATTCAAGTAAGGTGATTATAATTTCTCAGTTAAcatttttaaaagatgaGAAGTTTAGTACTTATTAcctaaataaaaatgaaatactCAGAATTATTGACACCTTTACgaaaattaaagatttaaaaagtactaatttaatgaatgaaaaattactgTTAATGAGATgttatattaataaattcccCAAACTAATGATACCCAAAATATCAGATTGGTTACCTGGAGAACTTTTATCTAAGATTGTATTAGATGAGGATATGTACGCGATCAAAATAACACACACATCGATTGCCGTTCTCTTGGActtattgaagaaatgcCTAGACGTTGAAGAAGGTCACcaagaaatattcaaatatgtTGAAGTAAAAACATTGAATGAATCAGTTCCTGAAGGAactttggaaaaatttaacTCCACAGCTGTTCTCAATGATCTAGAGATTGACATCAACAGTATGACATTAGGCCAgttattaagaaataagATAAAGTACTTAGTTTTGGTTCAGAAGGATTATAAAGTAGGTATAGATTTATGGCTTGCCATGGTAGGATTATTATtcaacaataaaaaaaatataatacacCTGTTAGATAAGGATAAGACACATGATAAGAGTTCAGCAGATTGGTTGAATCTGGTTCAATTATGTTTCAAGAATAGCGATGGGAAAACTAAGCTATTATCATTGAAAGTTTGGCGTATTTTAACCTATTGCATTTGTACCCATGTCACTGAACTTGACTCTGCTTACCAGAttccattattaaatattctcAAAATTCCGTTAGAAATCTCTAAGACTGAACATGGCAATGATAACGTCCGTGAtggtataatatattatgttactggtattatatatactgCATTTTTGTTGTTACAAAAAAACTTGTCCTATGAaacatttcaatttttttttgataacTTAGTTAAACCAATATATGAgaatttcatctttaattcACCTAGTTTTCATGTGCAGACACGTCTGTTAGGTATATTGCTGCAGCTACTGGGTGCTCCCCTCTTCAACTTAGTTTCTACTTCTAAACATATTACATCAAATGCGGGTAAAAGCAAGAATATAAGAAACGATAAAAAAGTCAGTCCCAACAATCCTGTAAAAGTCATCGCATCAGTCGGAATATCTAGAGATCATATTGTACCATTACCTACGCATCTAAGTCATCCCGGATACACATTGATTTCTCGgttatttttgaattcgCTTCCAATAAATGCGAAGTTCCTAACCGTGAAAACTGAGATTATATTAGACTTAATAGCTCAAATACCAGATGAACTGAAAACTGAAGAAGTTTTCCAGGAATATAGAAATATTGTTGTCTCTTTGACAAAATTATACAAAACATCCTATACcactaaaaataaaaacgaTGTTTTGTTTGAATGTTTTTCCAGATGTACTTGCCTGTTGGGTAAAACTTTCCCCAACATCATTCTCAACCCCAAGAGAGATATCTTCTCAAAGTACTTAGCATCATTTGATAACCTGTTTACTGACAACGCTGATATGTTAATTAAGTTATTAAAggatattatcaaatacaCTCGACCACAAATATCAGAATTAACAGTAATAGAGCTATTTCTAACTAATACAAACGACAAGAATTCAAGAGATTATATACAGAATTGGGTTGGGTCCACTCTATTATCGCCAATGCTAACTTATCCCGAGTTTCAAAGTCTAACAAATATTGTTAATATGATCCCTTCATCTCAAATTGTGGAAAATTATTTAGATCTTTGTGTAAAGACATCTCTTGCCCAGAATCCATGCACTACTTTAAATATCCGAAACTGGAAGGATAAACAGttaatattcttcatcaaaacttacatttcaaaatgttCTAATAGATTGGACGATGATATATTAGTCCTATTACATGATGTGCTTCCTGATAATATCGATGTTTTTGATTCAATGGTACCGTTGCTAATTCAGATTAACCGAACTGATCTCATACGACATTGtatagaaaagaaacctTCATATTTGAATACACCTGCTATTATGAACTACCATGATCTAAGCGAAATCTTACCAGATGACAGGAAATGTTATTTGCTTAATAACTTAAAGGATTTTTCTGCTATCGTCCAATACAAGATCATTATGTGGGTAGCGAAGACGGATGAATTTACGTTATTTAAGAAAAACTACGTGAAAATTGAATCATGCCTTTTCCTAGACGAACCGTGTAGCgaaaatattcttgataAGAAGGCTTTTATTAAAGAGTTATTTACGATTTTCTACGAGAAACAAGCTTGGCAGTTGGTGGCAATATTAGTCGTTAGCTGTATAAACCACGGGTATGAAAGCAATGCCACAGAATTTTTGGCCAATATAGATTCAAATACACTAAATTCCTTCCCTCCAAAAGCTATTGCAACTATAGTTAATAGGTGTGGGTCGATGAATCCAAAACTGCTATTAATTCTGCATCAGTTCTTTAGTAACAAAGAGAAATTTTTCCTATTAGAGTTAGTTTCAGAGCttatttcattgaagaaaatagaCGCCTTATTGTCGGTTTCGTCTGAGTTGATAAACTTCTTTATAGATGATCAACACATTTTTACTGAAGATGAACAAGGAAAGAGTATTGGCATACTTGAAAAGTTTTTAGCTCAACTTCAGAAATACAACGAAAGAACCTCATTTAACTTTACCAAAGATCTCATGTCATCGTTACCAAAGtccaaaacaaaatatttatcgAAACTAGCCAGTTGTGTTGGAAGTGCTCAAAATTCCACAGTAGTAGGTGTAACGCAAGAAGAACTCAAACTATTTTCACAAAAGTTGGAGGACTGCGATAACCAAGAAGTAAATAAAACTTTGGCAATTGTGCAACCAAAGGCACAATTTGTTGTCTCACGAGATATTCGTGATGTTTATACGAATAAAATTCAAGATTCCGATGAAATTCAAGTACCGGCCACTCAAAAGGACgaagagaaagaaatcaTCGCAATTGGGTCGCAATCGCAATCGAATAACGATCTTAACAATTCAagtattgaagaagaaaataaaaataatactataGTGTCTAAGAATTTAGCTATCGTCACATCTATTGAGACACCAAGTGGTACACAAAGCCAAGAAATAAGACAACTCACTGGAAATCATCTTGAGAATGAGTCGAAGGAAGTATCAGACCTACCAGAAGTATACTCCCCTTCGGATACCGTTAATAAAAGGATTGATGATTCATCGTTTACCCAAACGTTGGATGAAGTCGAGGATCCTGAAAACGTTAATATGATACAGGCAAAAAGCACTCAAATTGGTCCAACTACAGGTGACACACAGATTAATAACATTTCAGATACAAATGCTGAAGCTCCTGATCTTGAAGATAAGgtagatgaagaaaaacaagaagGTAGCTCAAACCTGTACACTGTCGGCAATGTGGTACTACCTTTTGCTTGCAGCCCTGAGCAACGAGGTGTAGACAATATTCAACAAGGTGAAATAAGCACCCTCTCGACAAGTAGAAATTTATCAATCGAGGACACTGGTTCATCTTATTCGAATCAAGAAAAGGGTGAAGATGGTGCTTCCAAATCGTCACGATCCCCTCATCGAGAAATAGAAACTCACGTAGAAGATGAGCATGTCACTGTCCCCGAACTAAATATGCATAAACATAGTATTCATAttatttctaataatgTAACCGAAAATATGGAACAACCTAGGAACAAAACCCATATCGAAGGTACTACAatatcaaaagaaaagaaaggtTTGGAAGATATGACCGAGAACTCTTCGATAGGAGAAGCCAAACTAGCGCTACCAATGGCAACTATTGTTGATGATCCACAATCTCGAAGTACAAATGTAGATACTGAGGAACGAGAGAACTCGACAACATCTAAGAGTAGTCATCTTATAGGAGCTCTCGAAGAGCAACAAGCTACTCAAGATGACTTCGTCCTAGTCGAAGAACCGCCGAAGGATACACTTCTAGATGAACTGGATAAGGAGATTTCTCAAGATATGACAGAAACTAATGCCTCAACTGCCCATAAAGACGTAGTTCTTGATTCACCAATGCCTGCGATACGTATCCCTATTTTCaatactttgaaaattgGGAGTGGAAgaatagaaaagaaaaaacataCAAAAATCGATAAGGCTCTAAATAAACGATTAAACCTAGATAGCAGTGCAATTATTCTACATCAACAAGAGGATGCTCCATGCGATGTCCCAATCATTACAAAAGATCATCTTCCAGAGGAAATAGATACTGTAACCAAACAGGCTCCAGCTTTTGGCAATATTCCAGTTAACAATATGGCGGAGGAAGTACCACTCGAGAATGACTTACAATCGTCTTTCGTGATCGATGGAAAAGAAGACGGAGATGGTACCTCAAGGGACACAACACCTTCATTGAGGATGCATTTTCCATGTAGAAAATCGCGTAAATTAGTGAATAGGCTTCGAACCTTTAATCCTGATGAACTTGCTTCGCTACCTGTTGAAGAACGTCGGAATCTCAGGATTGAATTGTTAGATTTCATGATGAAGTTAGAGTATTATACTGGAGATAAAAATAACTAA
- the UBX7 gene encoding Ubx7p (similar to Saccharomyces cerevisiae UBX7 (YBR273C) and UBX6 (YJL048C); ancestral locus Anc_1.335) encodes MLDKLFMDNVEQSVAQSLQKKLPLVVYSCESLEDDSWFKQWFHMEKIDEIKDHAIWLRLIKGTEQFNNFEQLFPSVIIPSLYLINNGELLSVIQGVEDDHTHWEDLLSILGVGNNQKGKDSTNRKTAHTHDNDKKSNKEKEKFGKSDREDIMETSERIYHQQVLKERRLENEERERIIRLVRADRQERKAKEQKGILDDSKPLEVVDNFRDINKLHSEKCTLQIKLTNSSTLTHTFNSKDTLNDVRTWVDHNRTDGNTAYYFHRNIPRMTFNDSDELKTLCDLELTPRSALILKVMETSTTKINSTNIEKPSLVSKVFNGISGWWNKTNRNEPVEFGTSNFEPYHDEPSDDDTSRNASFGDISYGNNIKGSNTRVSELAKDEGSSRTNSNSRAVSPNVFQFVNRDDMEDQDDKEKETFNGNNINLEKNKDDSSK; translated from the coding sequence atgctggataaattattcatgGATAATGTTGAACAGTCAGTAGCTCAATCTCTACAGAAAAAGCTGCCGTTAGTAGTTTATAGTTGCGAATCATTAGAGGATGATAGTTGGTTTAAACAATGGTTTCATATGGAGAAAATcgatgaaattaaagatcATGCGATTTGGTTAAGGTTAATTAAAGGTACTGaacaatttaataattttgaacaaCTTTTTCCTTCAGTTATCATTCCCAGCTTATATTTGATTAATAATGGAGAATTACTTTCTGTGATACAAGGAGTTGAGGATGATCACACACATTGGGAAGATTTACTAAGTATATTAGGAGTAGGTAATAATCAAAAAGGTAAAGATTCAACAAATAGAAAAACAGCTCATACtcatgataatgataagaaGAGTAACAAAGAGAAGGAAAAGTTTGGAAAGAGTGATAGAGAGGATATCATGGAAACCAGTGAGagaatatatcatcaacaagtattgaaagaaagaaggcttgaaaatgaagaaaggGAGAGAATTATTAGGTTAGTAAGGGCAGATCGTCAAGAAAGGAAGGCGAAAGAACAAAAAGGTATACTAGATGATTCAAAACCATTGGAAGTTGTTGATAACTTCCGAGATATTAATAAGTTACACAGTGAAAAATGTACTCTTCAAATTAAATTGACAAATAGTAGCACATTAACACATACATTCAATTCAAAGGACACTTTGAATGATGTACGAACATGGGTTGATCATAATCGAACGGATGGTAACACAGCTTATTATTTCCATCGTAATATTCCTCGTATGACTTTTAATGATTCAGACGAATTGAAGACATTATGTGATTTGGAATTGACTCCCAGATCTGCATTAATACTGAAGGTGATGGAAACATCCACCACCAAGATTAACTCTACAAACATAGAAAAACCTAGCCTGGTAAGTAAGGTTTTCAATGGTATTTCCGGTTGGTGGAATAAAACTAACAGAAATGAACCTGTAGAATTTGGTACTTCTAACTTCGAACCTTACCATGATGAACCAAGTGACGATGACACATCAAGAAACGCATCCTTTGGTGATATTAGCTACGGCAATAACATTAAGGGAAGTAATACGAGAGTTTCAGAGTTGGCCAAGGACGAAGGTTCATCGAGgacaaattcaaattcaagagCCGTGTCTCCCAATGTTTTCCAATTTGTAAATAGAGATGATATGGAGGATCAAGATGATAAGGAGAAAGAGACatttaatggtaataatatcaatttaGAGAAGAACAAGGATGATTCTA
- the CHK1 gene encoding serine/threonine protein kinase CHK1 (similar to Saccharomyces cerevisiae CHK1 (YBR274W); ancestral locus Anc_1.336), with amino-acid sequence MNVSDNTQFPKIKDVVLGDTIGQGTFGCVKNAHLKIDPKVIIAVKFIHIPTCKKNGLSDKDITKEVILHSKCSKHPNVLRLIDCNISNAYMWIVMEMADGGDLFDKIEPDIGVDSEVAQFYFQQLIRAISYLHDECGIAHRDIKPENILLDRNGNLKLADFGLASQFKRNDGTIRVASDQRGSPAYMAPEILYSKGGYYANSTDIWSIGILLFVLLTGEIPWELPVMEEKNFACFIQNNGNLNLGPWAKIDFSHLNLLRKMLQPDPKKRASLKILRTHPWFTKGVRFANSEGLCKDPAVLAKKLLSNLRISLSNETYERFTQDVSYSKQHFSAFSSTQPVASDLAQIEHDYMNVNALTNTQTAFTQYPFDNRAETLMSQEAKWTQFISHDFAALQFSDESNATKNTTPHLHFNPNRLTKFYTVESFETIFPVLEKSLYLAGIKVKPDLYGSFSELISELGYEKVVPLVINIKTHDRRGGTLVGSLAILNVDEDLKSIGFDRKSGDPLEWRRLFKKVALFCRDIILIPN; translated from the coding sequence ATGAATGTCTCTGATAACACCCAATTTCCTAAAATCAAAGACGTAGTCTTAGGTGATACCATAGGTCAAGGAACTTTTGGTTGTGTCAAAAATGCTCATTTAAAAATAGACCCCAAAGTCATAATAGCTGtcaaatttattcataTTCCAACATGTAAAAAGAATGGACTATCTGATAAAGATATCACAAAGGAAGTTATCCTACATTCCAAATGTTCCAAACACCCAAATGTATTAAGATTAATCGATTgtaatatttcaaatgCTTATATGTGGATCGTTATGGAAATGGCTGATGGTGgtgatttatttgataaaattgaacCTGATATCGGTGTTGACTCAGAAGTGGCAcagttttattttcaacaattaATAAGAGCTATTTCTTACCTACATGATGAATGTGGGATTGCCCATAGAGATATTAAACCggaaaatattcttttggATAGGAAtggtaatttgaaattggcTGATTTCGGATTGGCATCACAATTTAAAAGGAATGATGGAACTATTCGTGTTGCTTCTGATCAAAGGGGATCCCCTGCTTACATGGCTCCTGAGATCTTATATTCGAAAGGTGGATACTACGCCAATTCAACAGATATTTGGTCAATTGGTATTCTACTCTTTGTACTATTGACAGGAGAAATACCCTGGGAGTTGCCAGTAATGGAAGAGAAGAATTTTGCATGTTTTATCCAGAACAACGGTAATCTAAACTTAGGCCCATGGGCAAAAATCGATTTCTCTCATCTTAATCTTCTCCGGAAGATGCTTCAACCTGATCCAAAGAAAAGAGCCTCtctaaaaatattaagaaCACATCCATGGTTTACCAAAGGTGTACGTTTTGCAAATTCTGAAGGATTATGTAAGGATCCTGCAGTTCTTGccaaaaaattattatctaaCTTACGTATCTCGCTGAGTAATGAAACATACGAACGGTTTACTCAAGACGTTTCTTACTCAAAGCAACACTTTTCAGCCTTCAGCTCAACTCAACCAGTCGCTAGTGATCTAGCTCAAATAGAGCATGATTATATGAATGTTAACGCTTTAACGAACACTCAAACTGCATTTACCCAATACCCATTCGACAACAGGGCAGAAACATTAATGTCACAAGAAGCAAAATGGACTCAATTCATCAGTCACGATTTTGCAGCATTACAATTTTCCGATGAAAGTAACGCAACAAAGAATACTACCCCACATTTGCATTTTAATCCTAATAGACTTACCAAATTTTATACTGTCGAAAGCTTTGAAACAATATTCCCAGTTTTAGAAAAATCACTATATTTAGCTGGTATAAAAGTTAAACCCGATTTGTATGGCAGTTTCTCTGAATTAATATCAGAATTAGGCTATGAGAAGGTCGTCCCATTAGTAATTAATATCAAGACACATGACAGAAGAGGCGGCACATTAGTAGGATCGTTAGCTATTCTCAATGTTGACGAAGATCTGAAAAGTATAGGATTTGATAGAAAATCAGGAGATCCATTGGAATGGAGACGTCTATTCAAAAAAGTTGCCTTATTTTGTAGGGATATTATTCTGATTCCTAATTAA